The following are encoded in a window of Oncorhynchus masou masou isolate Uvic2021 chromosome 17, UVic_Omas_1.1, whole genome shotgun sequence genomic DNA:
- the LOC135558849 gene encoding gap junction gamma-1 protein-like, producing MTTMSWSFLTRLLEEIHNHSTFVGKVWLTVLIIFRIVLTAVGGESIYSDEQTKFTCNTKQPGCDNVCYDAFAPLSHVRFWVFQIIMISTPSVMYLGYAIHKIARTSELERRKFHRRKKLIHAQRWTDSHPLEEVREEDEDNDAEPMIYQEEVVEAQEVKPEPAKPQKHDGRRRIMQEGLMRIYVLQLLSRAVFEIGFLAGQYLLYGFRVNSSYVCNKLPCPHNVDCFISRPTEKTIFLLIMYVVSCLCLLLNVCEMFHLSIGTFRDTLRKRRNQGGRRPSYSYPYSHNIPASPPGYNLVMKSDRPNRIIPNSLIMHHEQNMANDVQEHNQECTSPDDNIPSDLASLHRHLRVAQEQLEMAFQTYNTNKNQPTSRTSSPGSTLAEQIRVNTTQEKQGARPKSATTEKAGTVVKNGKSSVWI from the coding sequence ATGACCACCATGAGCTGGAGCTTTCTCACGCGTCTTCTGGAAGAGATCCACAACCATTCCACCTTTGTGGGGAAAGTGTGGCTCACGGTGCTCATCATATTCCGCATTGTGCTGACCGCCGTGGGGGGCGAGTCCATCTACTCTGACGAGCAGACCAAGTTCACCTGTAACACCAAGCAGCCCGGTTGTGACAATGTGTGCTACGATGCCTTCGCCCCACTCTCACATGTCCGCTTCTGGGTCTTCCAGATCATCATGATCTCCACCCCCTCAGTAATGTACCTGGGCTACGCCATCCACAAGATAGCCCGCACCTCAGAGTTGGAGCGCCGGAAGTTCCACCGCCGGAAGAAGCTCATTCATGCTCAAAGGTGGACGGATAGCCACCCGCTTGAGGAGGTgcgggaggaggatgaggacaaCGATGCAGAGCCTATGATCTaccaggaggaggtggtggaagCCCAAGAAGTCAAGCCTGAGCCGGCCAAGCCGCAGAAACATGACGGCCGCCGGCGGATCATGCAAGAGGGCCTGATGAGAATCTATGTCCTTCAGCTACTGTCCCGGGCCGTGTTTGAGATCGGCTTCCTGGCGGGCCAGTATCTTCTCTACGGCTTCCGTGTTAATTCATCATATGTGTGCAATAAGTTGCCCTGTCCCCACAATGTAGACTGCTTTATATCTCGGCCGACGGAGAAGACCATCTTCCTGCTCATCATGTATGTCGTCAGCTGCCTCTGCCTGCTCCTCAACGTGTGTGAGATGTTCCACTTGAGCATTGGAACATTCCGAGACACTCTCCGCAAGAGGAGAAATCAGGGGGGTCGACGGCCCTCGTACAGCTACCCGTACTCCCATAACATCCCCGCCTCTCCCCCCGGGTACAACCTGGTCATGAAGTCAGACAGGCCCAACCGGATTATCCCCAACAGTCTAATTATGCACCATGAGCAGAACATGGCCAACGATGTCCAGGAACATAACCAAGAGTGCACCAGTCCAGATGACAACATCCCCTCGGACCTAGCCAGCCTGCACCGCCACCTACGGGTGGCCCAGGAGCAGCTCGAAATGGCCTTCCAGACCTACAACACCAACAAGAACCAGCCCACCTCGAGGACAAGTAGTCCTGGAAGCACCTTGGCAGAGCAAATCAGGGTCAACACAACCCAGGAGAAACAAGGAGCCAGGCCGAAATCAGCCACTACAGAGAAAGCTGGGACCGTTGTAAAAAATGGAAAGAGTTCTGTATGGATTTAG